The Sporosarcina sp. 6E9 genome segment ATATTCTTGTTATGTATTTAGTAGTTTCAACATGTGGAGCTTCTGTAAATTACAGACGGAAAAAGTTGTGACATATGAGTTAGAAATTCATATGCCACAACCATTTGTTTATGTTTAACCCCACCACATATTAGCAGGTTTCTCATTAAATAAGTCCGAATTCAAATGCTCACAATTGTTTTGTTTTGATTGGATTCCAATGCCGCTAGGACGACTTCCAGTGACTTCATACCCTCTTCGCCGGAAATTGCCACATCTGTGTCGTTCACAATTGCGGATACAAAATGATCAATAACATGTGAGGTATGTTGTCCACCTTCCTCATTTGATTGGATAGCGCCTAATTCATACTTAACAACTTCTCCATTTGTATATTGTGCGATTAATGAATACTGAGGATCGTCTTCCAAGCGAAGAATCGCTTTCTCTCCATAAATAACTGTTGAATTGTCCGAGTTTGGACTATATGCCCAACTTGCAGCTAATGTGCCGATAATACCTGATTCTGTCTTTAAGACACAAACAGCATTATCATCAACTTCTGTATCCTTCTTAGCATTTGTTTCGACAAATCCAGCAACCTCTTGAAATTCTTCATCTAGTAGATAGCGCATTAGATCTGTTTTATGTACGCCTAAGTCACCCATTGCACCAATAAAGGCTTCTTCCTTATTAAAAAACCAACTATTGCGCCCATCGACACTCCAACCTTCCGGACCAGCATGGCCAAATGTAGTGCGGAAGCTATAAATCTTGCCAAGGTCTCCATTCGCAATAAGTTGTCTGGCTTTTTCATGAGAAGGTACAAAACGTTGGTTATGACCAATCATAAGTTTTTTATTATTTTTACTTGCAGCTTCAATCATCCGTTCTGCTTCTTCACGAGAAGTTGCCATTGGTTTTTCACATAATACATGTTTTCCGGCATTTGAAGCAGCAATGGAAACAGTTGCATGTAAGTAGTTTGGCAGACAAACACTAATCGCATCAATACCTTCATCCAGAAGCAATTCTTCATAATTGGTATATGCTTTGGCATTATACAATTCTGCTGTTTCTTTTACACGTTCTTCAACAATGTCGCATACTGCAACAATTTCCACCTGGTTATTTGCTGCATATTCTGGAAGATGACGCAACTTAGCAATACTTCCGCATCCGATTACACCTATTTTTAATTTACTCATTATAATTCCCCCTCTATCTTGTAAACTTCTGTTTTAAATAATCAAGACTAATCTTGACACTTTCCAGCGGAGTACGTCTGCTTTGATCTTGTTCTACAACCCACCATTCGACATTTGACTTGCTTCCTTGTGTTAATACTCCGTCAATATCTACGCCACCTGTACCCAATTCCGCAAAAAACTGTTCACCATCAGTCGTCATATCTTTCAAATGAATTAACGGTGTCCGATTATGGTAACGCTCAATCCACTCGACTGGATTCTCACCAGCTTTTGTTAACCAATAAACATCAAATTCTGTTTGAACCCATTGGGGATTGGTTTCTTCTAGTAATAATTCAAGCGGTTTTTTTCCGTTATCCATTGGAAATAACTCAAAGTCATGATTATGATAGGAGAAATTTATCCCTTCCTCAAAACAACGTTTTCCGATCTTGTTTAAGATTGGTAGCAGATCGTAATAGTCTTCTTTTGTTTGCCTTTC includes the following:
- a CDS encoding Gfo/Idh/MocA family protein, whose protein sequence is MSKLKIGVIGCGSIAKLRHLPEYAANNQVEIVAVCDIVEERVKETAELYNAKAYTNYEELLLDEGIDAISVCLPNYLHATVSIAASNAGKHVLCEKPMATSREEAERMIEAASKNNKKLMIGHNQRFVPSHEKARQLIANGDLGKIYSFRTTFGHAGPEGWSVDGRNSWFFNKEEAFIGAMGDLGVHKTDLMRYLLDEEFQEVAGFVETNAKKDTEVDDNAVCVLKTESGIIGTLAASWAYSPNSDNSTVIYGEKAILRLEDDPQYSLIAQYTNGEVVKYELGAIQSNEEGGQHTSHVIDHFVSAIVNDTDVAISGEEGMKSLEVVLAALESNQNKTIVSI
- a CDS encoding sugar phosphate isomerase/epimerase; amino-acid sequence: MGNTPIALQMYSLRDESEKDFIGTLKKVADMGYDGIEFAGYGGLAADVLKKELDELGLQAASSHVPLTTLEQEQELEEIIRYQHVIGCKNIVCPYLPPERQTKEDYYDLLPILNKIGKRCFEEGINFSYHNHDFELFPMDNGKKPLELLLEETNPQWVQTEFDVYWLTKAGENPVEWIERYHNRTPLIHLKDMTTDGEQFFAELGTGGVDIDGVLTQGSKSNVEWWVVEQDQSRRTPLESVKISLDYLKQKFTR